A window of the Egibacter rhizosphaerae genome harbors these coding sequences:
- a CDS encoding NAD-dependent epimerase/dehydratase family protein yields the protein MDIAVTGGAGFIGANLVRYLRVADPGGHVRVLDDLSTGSKANLDGLDGVALHEGSVIDPAALDRALDGVDAVVHLAAHTSVPRSLADPKGAYAVNATGTVEVLEAARRHGDLHTIVASSSAVYGNGPALPKYEELPAEPRSPYAGSKLAAEGAAAAWQASFGLPTLAFRFFNVFGPLQPAGHAYAAVVPAFVEAALDRRPLEIHGDGHQTRDFIYVGSVVEALADALWRRVTSEGPVNVAFGARLSLLDVVEELREQLGELDVHHTAPREGDVRHSQADQRRFWELFPDIEPVPFDRGLAATVRWFRTGEVPRHR from the coding sequence GTGGACATCGCTGTGACCGGAGGTGCCGGCTTCATCGGCGCCAACCTCGTCCGGTACCTGCGGGTTGCCGACCCCGGGGGGCACGTGCGCGTGCTCGACGACCTGTCGACGGGCTCGAAGGCGAACCTCGACGGGCTCGACGGCGTGGCCCTGCACGAGGGCTCGGTCATCGATCCCGCGGCGCTCGACCGTGCCCTCGACGGCGTCGACGCGGTCGTGCACCTCGCGGCGCACACCTCGGTGCCGCGCTCGCTCGCCGACCCGAAGGGCGCGTACGCGGTCAACGCGACCGGCACCGTGGAGGTGCTCGAGGCCGCCCGCCGCCACGGCGACCTGCACACGATCGTGGCCTCCTCCTCGGCGGTGTATGGGAACGGCCCGGCGCTGCCGAAGTACGAGGAGCTACCCGCCGAGCCGCGCTCGCCGTACGCCGGCAGCAAGCTCGCCGCCGAGGGCGCGGCGGCCGCGTGGCAGGCCAGCTTCGGGCTGCCGACGCTGGCCTTCCGGTTCTTCAACGTCTTCGGGCCGCTGCAGCCCGCCGGGCACGCGTACGCCGCGGTCGTGCCGGCCTTCGTGGAGGCGGCGCTCGATCGCCGACCGTTGGAGATCCACGGCGACGGCCACCAGACCCGCGACTTCATCTACGTCGGCTCGGTCGTCGAGGCGCTCGCCGACGCGCTGTGGCGGCGTGTCACCAGCGAAGGGCCGGTCAACGTCGCGTTCGGGGCGCGCCTGTCGCTGCTCGACGTGGTCGAGGAGTTGCGCGAGCAACTCGGCGAGCTCGACGTGCACCACACCGCACCGCGCGAGGGCGACGTGCGCCACTCGCAGGCCGATCAGCGCCGGTTCTGGGAGCTGTTCCCCGACATCGAGCCGGTTCCCTTCGACCGGGGCCTGGCCGCGACCGTGCGGTGGTTCCGGACCGGCGAGGTGCCCAGGCATCGGTGA
- a CDS encoding glucose-1-phosphate thymidylyltransferase, giving the protein MKALILAGGAGTRLRPITHTSAKQLVPVANKPVLDYGLEAMAAAGITEVGIIVGATRAEIEAHVGDGSAWGLDVTFVHQPEPLGLAHAVLTAEDFLGEDDFVMYLGDNLLAGGIGEFVAGFERARPTAQILLAQVPNPQEFGVAALDDAGRVTRLVEKPADPPSDLALVGVYLFTSRIFEAAKSIAPSGRGELEITDALQWLIDAGEPVDSHVVSGWWKDTGKLDDLLEANRIVLDATERRVDGSVDDASLAQGKVVLEAGAQLVNSTVRGPTVIGAGARIVDSYVGPYSAIDAGCVVTRSEVEHAIILADSTVTDVQRLEDSLIGRESTVAYQPTRPRAYRLMIGDHSSVGLA; this is encoded by the coding sequence GTGAAGGCACTCATTCTGGCTGGAGGCGCGGGCACGCGGCTGCGCCCGATCACCCACACGAGCGCGAAACAGCTCGTACCGGTCGCGAACAAGCCGGTGCTCGACTACGGCCTCGAGGCGATGGCCGCCGCCGGGATCACCGAGGTCGGCATCATCGTGGGAGCCACGCGGGCCGAGATCGAGGCGCACGTCGGCGACGGCAGCGCCTGGGGCCTCGACGTGACGTTCGTGCACCAGCCCGAGCCGCTGGGCCTCGCCCATGCCGTGCTCACCGCGGAGGACTTCCTGGGCGAGGACGACTTCGTGATGTACCTGGGCGACAACCTCCTCGCCGGCGGCATCGGCGAGTTCGTCGCCGGGTTCGAGCGGGCCCGACCGACCGCGCAGATCCTCCTCGCGCAGGTCCCCAACCCCCAGGAGTTCGGCGTCGCCGCGCTCGACGACGCCGGCCGGGTGACCCGGCTGGTCGAGAAGCCCGCCGATCCCCCGAGCGACCTCGCCCTCGTCGGCGTCTACCTGTTCACGTCGCGGATCTTCGAGGCGGCGAAGTCGATCGCCCCGTCGGGCCGCGGGGAGTTGGAGATCACCGACGCCCTCCAGTGGCTCATCGACGCCGGGGAACCGGTCGACAGCCACGTGGTCTCGGGCTGGTGGAAGGACACCGGCAAGCTCGACGACCTGCTCGAGGCCAACCGCATCGTGCTGGACGCGACCGAGCGGCGCGTGGACGGCTCGGTCGACGACGCCAGCCTCGCGCAGGGCAAGGTCGTGCTCGAGGCGGGTGCGCAGCTCGTCAACTCGACGGTGCGCGGGCCCACGGTGATCGGCGCGGGCGCGCGGATCGTCGACAGCTACGTCGGCCCGTACTCTGCGATCGACGCGGGCTGCGTCGTCACCCGCAGCGAGGTCGAGCACGCGATCATCCTCGCCGACTCGACCGTCACCGACGTGCAGCGCCTCGAGGACTCGCTCATCGGCCGCGAGTCCACCGTCGCCTACCAACCGACGCGCCCGCGCGCCTACCGGCTCATGATCGGCGACCACAGCAGCGTCGGCCTCGCCTGA
- a CDS encoding type II toxin-antitoxin system VapC family toxin: MHPLRAYDAVQLAAAIATRRAGPTCTTITAFDEGLARAAASENFALLPG, translated from the coding sequence GTGCATCCGCTCAGGGCCTACGACGCCGTGCAACTCGCCGCGGCCATTGCGACGCGGAGAGCTGGCCCCACGTGCACGACGATCACCGCCTTCGACGAGGGACTGGCCCGCGCCGCGGCCTCCGAGAACTTCGCCCTCCTACCCGGGTAA